In Methanophagales archaeon, the DNA window AGTGAAACTTCGGGCGACTCTTTGTTTCGCTTTCGCTCCGTAAACTTCATATATCTCCGAACCGTTAGGTGTAATTGTGAGCAAAAGGCTTGCAGATAGATATGAACACTGAACGAAAAGCCCCGTATAAGGAATATTTACTTTCAGGCGAAGGATTTGGTATAGCGCGAGAGGTGCCGAGGTGTATATCAGCATGCCCTGCTGGCTGTGATGTTCATGGGTATCTGAGACTGGTCGAGGAAGGCAGGTACAGGGAAGCCTACCAGCTTATAATGGAGACCATACCTTTACCTGCATCTATCGGACGAATCTGCCATCATCCATGCGAAATGAGGTGCCGCCGGAGCTTCTTCGATGCTCCCATTGCCATCGCGGCAGTCAAGCGATTTGTGGGTGATTATAATAGTAGTAATGGTGGCATGCAGGCGGGTGAGGAAGCAGGAGCAAATACAAATACAACTACAAATACAAAGACCGAGAGCAAAACCAAAAGAGTAGCGATCATTGGTGCTGGACCCGCGGGTCTGACAGCTGCTTTCCGGCTGGCGAGTAAGGGTTACGCAGTGAAGGTGTACGAGCGATTGCCCTCAGAAGGTGGCATGCTCCTTGCTGGCATCCCCCCATACCGGTTGCCAAAGAAGGTATTGAAAGAGGAGGTAGACCGTATTAAGCGTTCTGGGGTGGAGATGGAAGTCGGTAAGGAGATAGATAAGAAGGAGTTTGAGAGGCTGCGTCAGGAGTATGATGCTATCTTTATCGCTGTTGGTATGCAAGAGAGCAGGAGACTGGGAATAGAAGGTGAGGATCTGGAAGGTGTTGTGGGCGGTATTGAGTTCCTTCGTGACTTCAATCTCAAGCATGCTCATGGTAGTAACAATATGAGGGGGAGAGGGATAGAGGAAGTAGGGATAGGGCAGAAAATAGCAGTGATAGGCGGTGGTAATGTAGCTATGGACGTTGCAAGATGCCTGATTCGTCTGGGTTCGGATGTAACAGTAACAGTTATTTATCGAAGGTCACGGGAAGAGATGCCTGCGAGTGTGGAAGAGGTAAGAGAGGCAGAGGAAGAGGGTGTGAAATTCTTATTCCTGGCTAATCCTACAAGGATTCTTGGGTCGTCAAGAGTGGAGAGACTGGAGCTTATCAGGATGAAGTTAGGAGCTCCTGATGAGTCTGGTAGGAGACAGCCAGTGCCCATAAAAGGGTCCCGGTTCTCGATTGATGTGGATATGGTGATACCAGCAGTAGGACAAGCATCGAATCTTCAGTTCCTCGAAGGTAGTGGCGTGGAGACAATACGTGGGCTAATAAAGGTAGATGAGTTCTGTTCCACCACGGTGGAAGGCATATTTGCGGGTGGCGATTGTGTTCATGGTGCTGCGTTCGCAGTGGATGCTATTGCAGATGGTAATGTCGCCGCGGACTCAATAGACCGTTTTCTGAATGGCGTTGAGATGAGAACTGGGTCTGAGTCTGAACCGGAATTAGGAGCAATCACAGAGCTGGTGAATGAAGAGGCATATATAATAGAGGAGTTGAAGAATGAGGAGAAGCTGGGCTTGATATCCAGAGCCATCAGATGCGAAATGCCTGAAATTGATATAGAAGAGCGTAAGACCAGCTTCAAGGAGGTGAAACGTGGTTTATCACAGGAAGCGGTAGTGGCAGAATCAGGTAGATGCATGAGGTGTAGAGGCTGTCTCCTGACTTCTCAAGGCTCGAAAGCAGAGATATCTGATGCGGATGCATTCATAGCGAGGTTGACATACGTTACGGGCGTGAACAAATGTGCAGAATGTGGCGAATGTACTGCTTCCTGCCCTGTTGCTGCGATAGATCCGGGATTCTCACCACGAAAACTCGCTGGTATGGCGATGCAGGAAAATGCTGACAAAATCGCATTGAGTGAAGAAATATGGTCCTGTATCTCCTGTGGTATCTGCAACACTATATGCCCGTATGGAGTGGATTTCCTGCGGTTCATCCAGGGTGTGAGAACCTTAGCGGTGAGCAGGGGCAGTGGCAATGTGCCACATTACAGCGAGCAGGGGCGGCTGGCAGTGGATGAGATAAGTACTACAGAGAGACTGAGATGGCTTGACGGCGTGGAAGGACTGAAGGTTGGAGACAGGGGTGATGTTTACTACTTCTCTGGCTGTATCTCTTTTCTCGACCACGTATACCACGATCGCACCAATTTGAGGCTGCTTGATATCGCACGCAGTGCTGTGAGGATACTCAATTCGATAGGGATTGTACCCGCAGTGAACAGCGAGGAGAGATGTTGCGGGCACGACCTGCTCTGGCTGGGAGACGAAAAGAGATTCCAGGCACTGATGAGGGCAAATATAGAGCTGATAAAATCGAGTGGTGCAAAAATTGTGGTTTTCTCATGCGCTGAATGCCTTAGAACTTTTGATATCGATTATCGGCGATTTTATGGTGAGTTGGGGTTTGAGGTCATGCATATCTCCGAATTTTTAAAGGATAAGCACTTGGATTTTGATTTGAATACATCGGCTGAAGAGCTCATCACTACATATCACGACCCTTGCCGGTTGAGCCATCTTGGGATATATGATGCGCCGAGGGCGATTTTAGCACGTATACCGGGTGTTAAACAGGTAGAGATGGCACATAATAGGGAACACACACTTTGCTGTGGTGTGAGTGGCTTGTTGAGCTGCAGCCCGATAGCAAGGGTGATGCAGATGTCAAGGTTAGCCGAAGCCGAAGCGACAGGTGCATCAAAGCTTATTGTTACATGTCCTAAATGCTGGATACATCTCGACTGTGCGTTGGAGAACAGTGTGAAAAAGGGAAGGAGGATAGAGATAGAGGACCTGACATCCCTGCTCGCAGCTCGGCTCAAGTTTTAAGTTTTAATAAATCTAAAAAGATAGTGTAATTAAGGGTTAAGGGCGATGGAAGAGTTTAGGATAGAAGAAATCTCGATCTACTGGAATGTGGACGAGGAGAAGTTCAAGGATAAGATAAGTAAGCACTTCAATATTATGGTAGCTGGTTTCCCACCGCTTGGTAATATCATACCCTACCACCTGAAGGAGCTTTTAAGCGATTCAGAGAAGATAATGAGCTTCTATTCCTATAATTTCCCGCCAATGGTGGAGGCGCAAGACGAAGAGTTTGTGATACCACATGACGAGCTCTGGTACAGTGAAGAGAAGCGATTGTTCTGTTATATTGGTAAATATCCAGAGACGGAGTATCTACCAAAGTCGGCTTATAAACAGGCAGAGGGGCTGGCACGGGTGGCAAAAGAGCTCTATGTCCGTGAATTATACACAGTGGGTGTGGTAATGCCCTTTCAGCAGCCTTTCAGGAATACCAAACCCGGTATAGAGGCGTATGTAGGCTACTTTGAGGGCTCGCATAAGGAACTACCTCCTGCTTCCGTGAAGATGACGAGGAAGAATATTGGCAGATACACGATCATTCGTAAGACAGGACTGCTTCCCGGGTTCGCATCGAAATTAGGAATTGAGAGCTATTCCATACTCGGGGTAGGGAAATATCCTGAGGATCTGAGAGCCTGTGCTGGTGCTTTAAGGGCGTTCAAGCGTATGTCTGGGCTGGAATTGGAGACGGGAGCAATAGAGAAGATGCTGCGTGAGAGTGCAGAAGCCGTTGAGGAGCGTATAAAGCAGCAGATAGCGAAGTCTACTTCTCATTATCGTGGCGATGGTGTGGGTGCCGATACATCTCAATACATGTATGGCTGAATGAAAGAATCGCTGAGCAGTGTGGACATAGCAGTGATTGTCAGGGAGTTACAGGAGCTGATAGGAGCCAGAGTGGAGAAGGTCTACCAGATAGGGCGCGAAGAGATAAGATTGAAGCTCCATCAGAAGAGCAAAGGTACTATTGACTTAGTAATTGAGGCGGGTAGACGACTACACATAACGAGATACAGGCGAGAGGCGCCGCGAGTGCCTTCTAACTTCTCGATGCTCCTCAGGAAGCACCTCGGTGGCGGCAGGATTATCGGAATACAACAGTTCGAGTTCGATCGGATAGTGGAGTTGAAGGTAAAGAGCAGAGAAGGTGAGCTCAGTCTGGTGTCAGAATTACTGCCAAGGGGAAACATCCTCCTGATAGACGCTCGGGGTGAGATATTGCATCCTTTCAGACGGAGGAGCTTCTCAGCGCGTGAGATAAAAGCGCATACACGTTACGAGAGACCGCCCTCAAGAGTAAATCCAATGCGAATGACTGCGGAAGAATTTAAGCTAATATGTAAAGCCTCAGATAAAGATGTGGTACGAACGCTTGCATTGGATTTGGGTCTGGGTGGTGTGTATGCGGAAGAGGTCTGTAAGCGGGCATGCATTGAGAGACACATGAGAGCCAGTGAGCTTGGGGATGCCGGGGTGAAGGCTGTTTGGGATACGATACAGGAAGTATTGAAGCCCGTGATGACAGGAGAAGGGTTGAGACCACATATCGTGATAGAGAACGGTGAGAGGGTGGATGTCTTGCCCTTTGAGTTGTGCAGGTATCGCGATAGCGATGCTGAGAAGATATTCTTCCCCACATTTAATGACGCTGTGGATGAGTTCTTCACGGAGAGGATAGTGGAGAGCGTAGAAGCAGCAGCACAGAACGAGCGTGAGAACAGGATCGCACGATATGAACGCATATTGAAAGAACAGAAGGAGGCACTGCGTGATTTCCAGGCGAAGGAGGCGGAATGCAGGAGAATAGGCGAGCTTATCTATGCAAGATACAACGAGATAGAGGAAATCCTGCGTAAAATGGATAGAAAAAAGAAGATAGTGGAGGTATCTCTGCCCGGATGTACACTGGAGATTGATACTTCTATATCCTTATTCAAGAACGCAAGCATCTGGTATGAGCGTGCGAAGGCATTCAAGAGAAAGCGAGAGGGTGTGGAACGAGCAATAGAGGAGACGATGACGAAGCTGAAGCAAGAACAGGAGCAAGCACAAGTCTGGGCACGAGAAGTGGCAGTTGCAAAAGGAGCGATACCGGAGAAGCGGGCTGTACGGAGGGATAAAAAGGAGTGGTACGAACGGTTCAGGTGGTTTGTGACCTCAGAAGGCGTTCTTGTGATAGCGGGTAAGGATGCAACCACGAATGAGTTGCTGGTGAAGAAGTATATGAACAAGGATGACCTCTTCTGCCATACACAGGCGAGTGGTGCACCGGTGGTGATAGCGAAGTGCAACGAGGAACTGTCAGATAGGAGTTTGAGGGCGATAGCGCAATTCGCAGTTTCATACTCCAGCTTGTGGAAATATGGATTCTATGAGGGTGAGTGTTATTTTGTTAAAGGTGAGCAGGTGAGCAAGAGACCGCCGTCAGGCGAGTATATAGCCAAAGGCAGCTTTATAGTACGAGGCAAGAGGCGGTATCTAAAGGCACCTTTAGGGCTCTGTATAGGCATTGAGAATAACAATAACCGGCTGGTTGCGGTTCCGGAATTGGAGAAGGACAGACTGGAGTTATTCGTGGAGCTGGCGCCTGATAATGAGCTGGATAAGAATTCGCTCGCAAATATGATTGTGGAGTTCTTCAATGCGCAAGGTAAGGGGGAAGCGGAGATGGTAACTCATGATGAGGTATTAAGTCTCTTACCTCCGGGTAAGTCGAGGATTAAGGCAAAGGTGAAGGGAAAAGTGAAGTCGGCATAGTTCATAGTTTATAGTGCTGTGATCACTAAAAGGCAATAACGTCCATCCTATTTATCCGATTATCTGTAGTATAAGCCGTCTTGACCTCCGTTTATTGTCCAGTTCGATGAATACCACCTGCTGCCATGTCCCCAGCATCAGCTTTTTATTCCGGAAAGGGACAGTAAGGGATGGACCAATAAAAGAGGCTCTTACATGTGAATGACCATTGCCATCGTGCCATCTATACTCATGCTCGTAATTTATATCACGCGGGAATAGTCGCTCCAGTGCATTTGGCAGGTCATGCAGCAATCCTGGTTCGTATTCGATGGTCGTTACTGCACCGGTAGAGCCGGGCACAAAGATGGTGACAATGCCGTTCTCTATCCCCGATTCCCTTAACTTGCTATTTACTTCACCTGTTATGTCTATTATCTCCACCTCGCCACGTGTATCAAACTGCAGCTCCTTCGTCTCCACTACCATTCTGATTCCACCGTTAGTTATATATTTAAAAATAGTGTAAATTAAAAGGTACTGATAGGTAGAATGAATATCGAGTACAAACCAAAAATCACGGAATTATTAGCATTAGCCATATTTTAGGGTGAGGGACAAAAAGAAGGTGTTTCAGAGATTATGAATAGAACGATGAAAGATTACGGAAATAAAATAGAGGAGAACGCACTGGAAAAGGATAAAAGGTGCTCCCGTGTTGTACTCTCCCTTAACGGGAATAAATTATCTCTGCGGATAGGCGGTGAGGACCTCATACGCGTGAGGACTGCCACAAATACCCGGCTCCGGTTAGTAAAAGTAGCAGAGGAGATGACATGCGTGGTGAAAGAATGCGATTCTCATGGTTTCTAAATGGGATACCGGCATTGGTGTTGCTCTTGCTGAGCCTACTCATTATTCTGGGCATGGTGTGGCTGATCATTAAATTATTGCCCTATCTCATCATAGCATTGGTAATATTGATTGTGATCCTTGGTCTCGTGTATTTTATCGTGAAGGTTTTTAGCTAAGTATATGTACCTATTAACTTAACTAACATGATAAAATCGTCTGCGGAGATAGCGGAGATATTGAAGAGGAGATGGGATAAGAGCAAAGACGAAGATAGGAATGAATGGCGAGTACTCAGTGGTAGGAATCCCAGAGGCAGGTATGACCTCTTCATCTCCACTCCAGAGCGTGTGTGGCAATTGAAGATAGAACAGACGGGTAATAACGAGGCAATCGGATTCGGTTTGGATGTGGGAAAACCGGATGAGGATATTAAGAAACTATTCGGGCATGGTGCACCGGTTCCTTTTGGTCTTGTATCGCCACAAGTAAAGAATAATTTAGCGATTGTTATGGCTGGTATTCAGCTATATTCCTCAGATTCCGCCTATAAGCTCTGCAATGAGTATGTCTCTAATAAGCAGGCGGAATTAGATGAGCGCCTGGACCGTGAGATAGAGCGAATGAAGAGCAACCCATTACTGAGACACCGGTATAGAGAGCAGAAGGAACGAGAAAGAATGTCGTACCTCTAAAATCTCGATTCTTCTTTCTATTTCTCTTTCTATTTCTTTTAGAGATGAAGAGATGATAGTGATAATCCTCGCAGGCGGTAAAGCAACCAGGATGGGTAAGGAGAAGGCGATTATAAAGTTAGGAGCCGAGAAACGACTGATAGATCTGGTTATAGGGGCAGTGAATGGCGCATTAAAAGCAGATGGTTTTATTGTGGCGGTAACGAAGTTCACGCCACAGACCGCTTTATACTGCCAGAGTATGAATTACAGGATGATAGAAACACCCGGATACGGCTATCATGCGGATTTACGTTATCTACTCACACGCTATCATGAATTTATATCCGTGGCATGTGATATCCCATTTTTACAGAGTGAACATATTGATGCACTGATAGACTTCTATTCCGAACATCATAATAGTGTTAGTGTTACCGGAGCTGTTCCTTTCAACATGGTACCAGATGGCATAAACCCTCTTCCCTTCACTTATCGTGGACAGAAACTGGTCGCATGCGGTATCAATGCCGTCATGAACTCGATGCATTCCTTACCTCTCGTCTTTCATGACCCCCTGCTCGCGATAAATGTGAATACCACCTCCGATTTACGGGTTGCTCTGCGATATCTATACAGGTACAAATAAGGTAATAATTGTTACTCATGATTCAAAAACCGAAACTCACTTTATTTGATGCACACCAGTTTATGGTGTAGGGGATACGGGAGATAGAGGTGCAAAACAGGAGGATAATGTAATGAGATGCTCTTCATAATATCTGCAATAGGGGGAAAGAGTTTTATTGTATGGCTCAGTTCCGATTTCCTTGCATGGATTACCTCCTTACTCCGGCTACCGGTACTGATCCTCTTATATGGACTGACACTGTGGGTGATCGTTGAGATTGGTATGTTCACATACGAATGGATTATAAGACACAAGTGCAGCAGTCGGACGGCATCAGTAGATCTGGAACTGTGCCTGCATGAAGCTGCAGCAGCATTACAGGTACAGGGTGATGGTGAATCCCGATCCAGACTCAAAGAAATAAGTGCAATACTGAAGAAATGCACATCTCATAAGTTCGTACTGCAGTTCCTGAACTGCCTCGCTGATATAGATGTAGCTTTAAAAGACGGTGATGGCGATGAAGATGCCCGGCAGTTCGCAATTAGATTAGAAAAGTTACTTCAGGGTTGCAATGCCGCGATAACAAAGAGTGTGGAACGCACGAGGGCAATGGTGCGAATAGGTCCGATGCTCGGGCTTATGGGTACGCTGATACCTATGGGACCTGCACTGCTTGCACTTACACAGGGTGATATAAACACACTTGCATCCAGTCTCATATATGCGTTCGGTACCACCGTCCTCGGTCTATTGATCGGCGGTGTCGCATACGTAATCACTACAGTTCGCCAGCACTGGTATGATAAAGACATGAATGATATAAGATATATATGCGAGATGCTCTTCGGTGAATAGAGTAGTGTTAGTGTAGCAGTATGAGTATAAAATGACAATTGTAATTGCGTATAATAAAAGAAATAGAGAGCGATAATAATGAACATCAGAACAAGATTAAGAGACTTCATATTGACTTTTGACGGTTGGTTCTTTTCTGTGGTGGGCTATGAACTCGGTTCCGGGTCTGAAACAGGCGAGGTAAAATGCCTGCTCCGTTATATCCCCGACGAATGTGGAACACGTGTCTCGAATCGAAGCGGCAGGCGATACCGGAAATTGGACTTCAATGAAGCTTATGAGTTCCTCCGGCAGCACCGGCCGCTATACGTAGGGGATGTGCACCATGTGCCGGAGCGTGATATAAAAGAGGTCCTTCGTCCTGAAGCATGGCTCCCTACTGTTGTAGAAACCGATGACCGGGTTGCCCGGATTTATGAGCTCCTGCGTTCTCGTTCTTATATACCCGCGGACAAGATAGGCATTACCGGCTCTTTCTTATGTGGGCTCAATACCCCCCATTCTGATATTGACCTCGTTATTTACGGACTGGAGAACTTCAATCGTGCAAGGGAGGTTGTGGCGTCAGCGAAAGAGGAAGGCATCATTCGTGATATAGACGATGATACATGGCGGCAAATATACAGGAAGAGGAATCCAGAATTGAGCTATGAAGAGTTCATCAAGCATGAGAAGAGAAAAAATAACCGCGGTATGATTGACGATACATACTTTGATATCTTATATTCACGCGATTGGACAGAGCTGGCTTTATTGGACCCTATGGATTATGAGCCAGGGCAGAGAATGGGCTACCTCCAGATAAAGGCTGAAGTGAAGGATGCCTCTTTCTCATTTGATAACCCCGCGATATATCGCATAGAGCACCCAGAAATAGACAAGGTGCTCTCTTTTACCCATACCTATGTGGGGCAGGCGCAGGAAGGTGAATGGATAGAAGCGCGAGGTATGGTAGAGAAGACAACACATGAGACCAGGCTGGTTGTGGGCACCACGCGCGAAGCGAAGGGCGAATGGATAAGATGCCTCTCTACTCGTACTTAGAGGGGCATTTGACCAGTAGTTGCGAGGCACTTACATGGTAGGGCGAATCGAGCGTGCCAATAACAACCACTTTCAGCCCCTCTTTGAAGCCCTGCGGTACCGGATTCCTGTATGTGACATTAATAGTAGCCCTGCCATCTGTGATTTTAAACGAGAGAGCACCATCTTCTCCCCAGCTTGTAGAGCCATTGACAACGGTGTCCATGATCTGAACTTCCTTATTCATATATCTATCATTCCCCACCACCTGTGAGACACTCATGTAGGGACTGAGGTAAGAAGAGAAGACATCGTATGCTAATGCACCACTCAGCACGATCAGAGATGCGACGACTATATAAAGTGGTTTAATCTTAATCTTCATCTCTATCTTTATCCTCAGCTTCGAGTACCGCCCTCTCTAAGTCCATTACCTTCGCTTTAAGTGCTGCCAGCCGTCTGCTCAGCCACAGGAATAGCACCAGAATTGCTGTCCAGTAGATGATAGCAACCACAAATACGCCTCTATACACCAGTTCATGCACCCCCCTTCTTATACCTGTACCTGTACAATAATACATTAACGCGGTCCTCCAAAGACCATAATGAGTATGTTGTTATAATGAGATAAGCGAAGATTAAAGAAGCTGCGGCGAGATTCAATATCAGAGTTGCTTTTACAGGCATAGACAGCGTTATCTCCTGCGCTCGCGGATGCAGCGACTGCCATAACATCACAGAGAGGAAAGTCAGAGGTATGAGTGAAAAAGCAAGGACATTATACACTGCTCCTATCACCGCTCTCCTCTCTACTTCACTGATAGAATACTTCACAGCTATATAACCCGCATACGCAATCCAGAGTATGAGTGTGGTTGTCTGTTTCGGGTCCCAGTTCCAGTACAATCCCCATGCTGCATTCGCCCAGATTGCTCCTGAGATCAAAGCCACTATACCATATACCAGTCCTATGATCACTAATACTTCCGCAGCCATATCATATCGCCTCGCCCTCTTCTTCAGGTACATTATGCTCGCCACGAGTGAGATGAAAAACGCGAGATAGCAGACCAGAGCAGCAGGTACATGTGTATAAGAGAAATAAATATCACCCCTTACCGGGTGGACTGAGACATAAGCCATATATGATGCTCCTACACTCAGTATCACACCAATAACAAGAATAATATCCCGCTTCATCTTCTATTCTTTTTATATGCATTTTTATATATAAGCATAATCTCTCTTTGACCTAACCTTACGGATGTGTTTATGGATTATGGCACAGTCAACAGTAGCAGTGGACGTGATAGGAGTATCAAAACGATATGGCTATCTTGAAGTATTAAGATCTGTATCGCTGCGCATAGAGCGCGGAGAATTCGTGGCTCTCTTTGGACATAATGGCGCGGGAAAGACAACTCTGCTGAAGTTGATTGCCACGCATATCAGACCCTCCACCGGAACCGTGAAGATATTTGGTGAAGACGCATTCAGGGATAGCAGGATAAGAAGAAAAATAGGTCTGGTAACACATGCAAGCTTCCTCTATGACGAACTCACAGTGCGTGAGAATTTACTATTCTATGCTAAACAGTTCGGGGTCGAAGAGGATAAATTCCTCGATACCGTTGATTTCCTTGGCATGAACCGGTGGTATAATGTCCGTGTGAAGCAGCTCTCACATGGATTGAGGAAGCGTGCAGACATCATCAGGGCTTTGATACATGATCCCAATTTGATACTGCTGGATGAGCCTTTCACTGGACTGGATAATGAGACCTGCGATGTGCTCGTGAATTACTTCAAGGAACAGAGACAAAGACAGAGAGAGAAGAGGAAGACGCTTTTGATATCATCACATTCCCAGGAGTGGGCGAAGAAAGTCTGTGATAAAGCTATATCACTGCACAGGGGTAAAATAGTCGGGGAAATATCACTTTGAGTTTTCATTCTCCAATCAGCCGTGCTGCTATCTCATTGATAGCCGCCTTCAAATTTGCTTTATTATCATAATCATAAGCACTCAGCAAAGTATCAAGACTGAAACTACTGTATCCATACCCATAACCATGCTGTTGTTGCTGATTCTTCTTAGCTTCTATGAGCGAGATGAGATTCCTCAATGCCCGCTCTATATCATCCACTATACTTACAGTGGCATATCTTGAAGTCCTTGATAAAGGATTCAAATCTATGGTTATTACCTTCTTACCCATCGCAATCAGTGATTCGCACCTGTCACCGTCTTCCAGTGGTGCAAGAACCACATCCGCAGTATATATCCCCTCGCGTGTAGCCAATGCACGGGCATGCTCAATCCCGGGTATTCGCGAATCCGGCTTGTCACCAAGCACTTGCTTCGCACCCTCCCGCTCTAATAGCTCTTTTATTCGCCTTACACGCTCTTCAGTTCGATGAAAGAGATTCACCTCCAGAGGTGCGTTTATCAAGCCACTCAGTATAACCATCTCCTTCGATGCCAGTGCAGCAACATTGCCGTTGACCGATAGCACAGGTCTCTTCGCCATTAATAATAGCGCAGCAGCCACTTCTGTAGCTCTCAATGCAGACTCTAATGTCCGCTCCCCCATTAAATAATCGAATGCTTCACCTCTTCCATGCGCTATCAATCCATGAAGTGAGGTTATACCTGCTTCTATACCAGCCACAAGCTTCTCTCTTCGCTTCAATGATTTATACCTCGGATGTGACTTCGGGATTCTCATTTATTGGTTCTTAGTTCTTAAGGAATAATTTCTACATATAAACGGAAACGGGACTTCGCCATGTTGTAGTCACTAATCCAAAGGAGGACGTCACAACGTCGAAATTGTCCTTTCCTTTCCTTCATGGGTACAAATGCAAATTATAAATTATAGATGTGTTGAGGATCAAGTATATAAAGTCTGAAACTCAGGTTATCTATAAAGATAAAGATGCCTGTATCTCTAATAGAGGTTTACAATCTCTTACCGAGAACGAACTGTAAGAGATGTGGTACAGTATGCATGGGTTTTGCAGCCAGATTGATCGCGATGGAGGCGCGACCAGAGGATTGTCCATTGCTTCTGGAGCCCAGGTACAGTTATAATTTAAAGCAACTGCATTCTATACTTTGCTATACTGATAAAGAACTCACAGGCTTGATAATAGATGATGATAAATGCATAGGCTGTGGGACGTGTGTGGTGGTATGCGAGGAGAACAGATTGATGAGTGAGGAGGTACTATATGGTAAAGGCAGCAGGTATGAGGAAGAAGCGGTGCTGAGGGTAGAGGAGGGGAAAGTAAAGTTGATAGATGCGAAGAGGTGTAAGCGAGCGTTTAAACCCCCGGAGTTCTGTCGCGCATGCGTTGACCATTGCCCAACAGGTGCACTGGATCTGGTCGCACCTTAAACCTTAATCTCTGATAGCCTCATAGAGGTTCTTCTGCTTACCATCACGCCCTTTGTGCTCGTAGCTCCTCTGCTCGTCTATTATGTGTATTACAGTATGACCTCGTTCAGTAAGTGCATCGGCGATGAACCTGCGATGGCAGCGGAAGAAGAGAAGTTCCGCACACATGATTGCAACATTTCTTGATGCTGCGAGCTGCTCGAGCTGGAGTAAACCCGTCTCAAAATCTTCTGTTTTCATGTATCGCCTGTAACCACCCGTTCGGTAGCCCCCAAGCTCAATAATGTGATTATATTCAATACCACAACGATTCAAATTCTCTTTTAGTATTTCCTGCTTGAAATGCCTGTACCTGGAAGTTGGGAATCGCCTCACATCCGCTATTACTTCTATCTTATACGCCATAAGCAGATGTAAGAACTCTTCTATACTCCTGTTACTCGTTCCGACAGTCCATATCTTCAATTTCAATCACTATAACGCTGATGCCGTAATAACAGTACCAAGCCTCCGCTCACCCCTTAATGCCCGCTTTATATAGCCCTTCCGCCCACTCAGTATCTCACATTCTATACCCATCTTCGCAATCTCCAATAGCTGGTACACTTTCTCGCGCATTCCTCCTGTGACATCAATAGAATATGACCCACCAAGGCATGAGTCCAGCTCCTGCTGGTTGAGATTCTCGATTGTGATCTCCGGGATAAGTCGCGCTTCATTATCACGCATAGGATCCGAAGTGTAGACTCCATCGACCTGCTCAAAACACAGTACCCGGGCTGGTCGTATATAAGTGCAAAGATGCCTCAGGATTTGTTCGGTGGATATAACCGTGCAGCCTCTTATATCATCGAATACACAGTCACCAAAGACCACCGGG includes these proteins:
- a CDS encoding FAD-dependent oxidoreductase, which translates into the protein MNTERKAPYKEYLLSGEGFGIAREVPRCISACPAGCDVHGYLRLVEEGRYREAYQLIMETIPLPASIGRICHHPCEMRCRRSFFDAPIAIAAVKRFVGDYNSSNGGMQAGEEAGANTNTTTNTKTESKTKRVAIIGAGPAGLTAAFRLASKGYAVKVYERLPSEGGMLLAGIPPYRLPKKVLKEEVDRIKRSGVEMEVGKEIDKKEFERLRQEYDAIFIAVGMQESRRLGIEGEDLEGVVGGIEFLRDFNLKHAHGSNNMRGRGIEEVGIGQKIAVIGGGNVAMDVARCLIRLGSDVTVTVIYRRSREEMPASVEEVREAEEEGVKFLFLANPTRILGSSRVERLELIRMKLGAPDESGRRQPVPIKGSRFSIDVDMVIPAVGQASNLQFLEGSGVETIRGLIKVDEFCSTTVEGIFAGGDCVHGAAFAVDAIADGNVAADSIDRFLNGVEMRTGSESEPELGAITELVNEEAYIIEELKNEEKLGLISRAIRCEMPEIDIEERKTSFKEVKRGLSQEAVVAESGRCMRCRGCLLTSQGSKAEISDADAFIARLTYVTGVNKCAECGECTASCPVAAIDPGFSPRKLAGMAMQENADKIALSEEIWSCISCGICNTICPYGVDFLRFIQGVRTLAVSRGSGNVPHYSEQGRLAVDEISTTERLRWLDGVEGLKVGDRGDVYYFSGCISFLDHVYHDRTNLRLLDIARSAVRILNSIGIVPAVNSEERCCGHDLLWLGDEKRFQALMRANIELIKSSGAKIVVFSCAECLRTFDIDYRRFYGELGFEVMHISEFLKDKHLDFDLNTSAEELITTYHDPCRLSHLGIYDAPRAILARIPGVKQVEMAHNREHTLCCGVSGLLSCSPIARVMQMSRLAEAEATGASKLIVTCPKCWIHLDCALENSVKKGRRIEIEDLTSLLAARLKF
- a CDS encoding PAC2 family protein; its protein translation is MEEFRIEEISIYWNVDEEKFKDKISKHFNIMVAGFPPLGNIIPYHLKELLSDSEKIMSFYSYNFPPMVEAQDEEFVIPHDELWYSEEKRLFCYIGKYPETEYLPKSAYKQAEGLARVAKELYVRELYTVGVVMPFQQPFRNTKPGIEAYVGYFEGSHKELPPASVKMTRKNIGRYTIIRKTGLLPGFASKLGIESYSILGVGKYPEDLRACAGALRAFKRMSGLELETGAIEKMLRESAEAVEERIKQQIAKSTSHYRGDGVGADTSQYMYG
- a CDS encoding NFACT family protein; this translates as MKESLSSVDIAVIVRELQELIGARVEKVYQIGREEIRLKLHQKSKGTIDLVIEAGRRLHITRYRREAPRVPSNFSMLLRKHLGGGRIIGIQQFEFDRIVELKVKSREGELSLVSELLPRGNILLIDARGEILHPFRRRSFSAREIKAHTRYERPPSRVNPMRMTAEEFKLICKASDKDVVRTLALDLGLGGVYAEEVCKRACIERHMRASELGDAGVKAVWDTIQEVLKPVMTGEGLRPHIVIENGERVDVLPFELCRYRDSDAEKIFFPTFNDAVDEFFTERIVESVEAAAQNERENRIARYERILKEQKEALRDFQAKEAECRRIGELIYARYNEIEEILRKMDRKKKIVEVSLPGCTLEIDTSISLFKNASIWYERAKAFKRKREGVERAIEETMTKLKQEQEQAQVWAREVAVAKGAIPEKRAVRRDKKEWYERFRWFVTSEGVLVIAGKDATTNELLVKKYMNKDDLFCHTQASGAPVVIAKCNEELSDRSLRAIAQFAVSYSSLWKYGFYEGECYFVKGEQVSKRPPSGEYIAKGSFIVRGKRRYLKAPLGLCIGIENNNNRLVAVPELEKDRLELFVELAPDNELDKNSLANMIVEFFNAQGKGEAEMVTHDEVLSLLPPGKSRIKAKVKGKVKSA
- a CDS encoding YjbQ family protein; translation: MVVETKELQFDTRGEVEIIDITGEVNSKLRESGIENGIVTIFVPGSTGAVTTIEYEPGLLHDLPNALERLFPRDINYEHEYRWHDGNGHSHVRASFIGPSLTVPFRNKKLMLGTWQQVVFIELDNKRRSRRLILQIIG